In Coregonus clupeaformis isolate EN_2021a chromosome 7, ASM2061545v1, whole genome shotgun sequence, one genomic interval encodes:
- the LOC123491295 gene encoding salivary glue protein Sgs-3-like yields MADWGDCGNVPVTEKCKLAHVELTNNSWQFKFTQLFVKPSGTTPGSTTQLFVKPSGTTPGSTTQLFVKPSGTTPGSTTQLFVKPSGTTPGSTTQLIVKPSGTTPDSTTQLFIKPSGTTPGSTTQLFIKPSGTTPGSTTQLFVKPSGTTPGSTTQLFVKPSGTTPGSTTQLFVKPSGTTPGSTTQLFVKPSGTTPGSTTQLFVKPSGTTPGSTTQLFVKPSGTTPGSTTQLFVKPSGTTPGSTTQLFVKPSGTTPDSTTQLTSRPQLFKTSAVHRDHE; encoded by the exons ATGGCAGATTGGGGGGATTGTGGGAATGTGCCTGTCACGGAGAAATGCAAGCTGGCCCATGTGGAACTGACAAACAACTCATGGCAATTCAAATTCACGCA GCTGTTCGTCAAGCCCAGTGGTACCACACCTGGTTCTACCACTCAGCTGTTCGTCAAGCCCAGTGGTACCACACCTGGTTCTACCACTCAGCTGTTCGTCAAGCCCAGTGGTACCACACCTGGTTCTACCACTCAGCTGTTCGTCAAGCCCAGTGGTACCACACCTGGTTCTACCACTCAGCTGATCGTCAAGCCCAGTGGTACCACACCTGATTCTACCACTCAGCTATTCATCAAGCCCAGTGGTACCACACCTGGTTCTACCACTCAGCTATTCATCAAGCCCAGTGGTACCACACCTGGTTCTACTACTCAGCTGTTCGTCAAGCCCAGCGGTACCACACCTGGTTCTACCACTCAGCTGTTCGTCAAGCCCAGCGGTACCACACCTGGTTCTACCACTCAGCTGTTCGTCAAGCCCAGCGGTACCACACCTGGTTCTACCACTCAGCTGTTCGTCAAGCCCAGCGGTACCACACCTGGTTCTACCACTCAGCTGTTCGTCAAGCCCAGTGGTACCACACCTGGTTCTACCACTCAGCTGTTCGTCAAGCCCAGTGGTACCACACCTGGTTCTACCACTCAGCTGTTCGTCAAGCCCAGTGGTACCACACCTGGTTCTACCACTCAGCTGTTCGTCAAGCCCAGTGGTACCACACCTGATTCTACCACTCAGCTGACCTCAAGACCTCAGCTGTTCAAGACCTCAGCTGTTCATCGAGACCATGAatag